Part of the Triplophysa dalaica isolate WHDGS20190420 chromosome 23, ASM1584641v1, whole genome shotgun sequence genome is shown below.
GCAGTGCAACACATCTTTTATACGTGTGACTCAACACAACACTCTTACCCCTGACAGCATGCATGTGTACTTGTAAGATCATAAGTTTCACTGCTTGACAATTCTTCTGTTTTGTGCCGCTCGCCAAAGAGAGCGAGGAAGAGTGAtgactgaagaaaaaaaatgagtcACAACTTTTCCTCACCCTCATAAAATATTGCTTGGCCGAGGCAAATATTTGCGCTGGCCTGAGAGAAAGAACTGTTAGTGTGAGATAAATACAGCGCTGTTCTCCCCTGTGTCCTGAGCGCAGCCGGCACCTGAACCAAACCTGCAGCCTGCTAGATACTGAGGTGAAAGTTTCTGAAAgtttaccaaaaataaaaattctgttcatttattcatcctcatgtcactCAAACCTGTGCATGACtcattcttctgtgaaacacaaaagaagatattttgagaaatgactgtgtggttttgtgtccatagaatggaagtcaataaggGGCAATATTGTTTGGcaaccaactttcttcaaaatgtcttctttggtATTCAGAAGAAGATCTGGTGCGGCACATATATGGCTTGGCTataaaatatgcaatatttGTTGCTAAAATCAAATGGGCCAATGAGAGACCACACGCAATGATGCTGCTCCTCCAATAAATCACATCTCCAATGTCTAATGACACCAGGGTTTCAACGCGGAACGTGACTGTTATCAGCTCTCACTTTAATGTGCGTTCGGTACCAAAAAAAGCAAGCTGTGCCTTGTCTCTCTGTTTGTGCGGACGTGAGCTCTCACCTGTTATTTCCATCAGCTGTCTCCCAGGGTCTCTCCTCCTGTGTCACGTGTTCAAACAGGCACGTTGCATCTCACGGAGGATGTCTGAAGTTGAGTCCCTTGCGCGTGAACTCGTCTGACATCCGTGTAATGTAATCTAAATCTCGCACCGCTCCACAAAGGGCCCAGCGTTCCCgggaacatccattgttaagtACATCAGCATCTGCTGGCAGAGCAATCTGGGGAGAACCGAAAGCCTTTTACAGCGGCTGGCaggaaatgacatgagagttcATGCATATGCTTTTAACGTGCCACTGTATCTACACTAGCTTCATATTTGTGTTGAAGATGTGCTAAACTACACATTTCAAAATCCACTAGTCTAGGTTTACTGTTCAAATACTCTGGCTAAAAGTCAACACAAAGCACTGTTTGCACTCGAATGTCCTATTTAATGAGGAGAAAATGTTACACCGTGTTCACACCGGACGCGACCGACGCGACATGACACTCGGCTTATTCTAAAGGGATTCTCACGTCGCATCCATCGTGGacaaaattattaattaaaatggattctaatgtgtttcattttgtcGTGTCGCGTCCGGTGAGCCGACATGATTTTACCAGTTGAAATAGATTGAGTTGTGAAAGTGTGCGTTGGgttatgtatttctttatttggaGTAGGAATAAGGAGGTAATTTAGATTCATGATTTTTCTTCATCGGACAGCGATGAAACGCATACGAATAATGTAACTGACAGATACTAGACAAACGAGTCCTCTTAAATAACCGTACGCTTTTATTGCAACCATCAGAGTCCTGCGAACGAAATGGATTATGCAATCACAAAGGGAACACTGCTTACGGCAGATGTTATGAAGCTGGACAGTAATTATCTTGAAATGTGTTGTTGAAGGTGGTGAATTGATTACAAAAGTGGCGCTTTGATGGTTATAGCTGCAGCGCTTGATTAAACACAGTGAAAACAATGTTGTAAAAAAGTTATATACGTTCTTTTAGAAAATCAAAGAACGCTATCGACCAGtgaatcattttgttttcattgggAAGGCAGACGTGTCTTTAGGGATGGAGAATATGTGTAATTCAGTATAAAATCACTTAACGTTTCATTAATTTCAactttgttaaagggatagttaacccccAAAAAATGCTGTCACCATTTACAATGTTTCAAACAACTTGATGGTAcgcaaatgatgacataatttacattttctatccctttaaggctgcAAACTGCACTTTATCgcaatctctgtttgaaacataaaatttcaGGTTACTTTAGGTACTTTTCTTTACGTAAATTAAAGTCAAATTATGCCAAATTGACTGATTTGTTTATGTACATGCTTAACGACATTATGTTTTACAAAACGTACAGATTGCAGCGTTAATGGTTTGTCTTAAACATGAAGTCTAAAacactaaatgaataaaatagaataaataaggGCCTGATCAGACAGAACGCGTCTTTTGCTGTGATACGCGcctcttttgaattgttttcagttaGCAGGGAGTTTCAGCTAATATGACAGTTACTGGCAACTAGAGGGCTCGCGCTTCAGTCCTTGACTGACAGTACAGCTGTTTCGGTTGTTGCCCAGCAACATAAAAATGCTGCATGATGCTCTTTTCATTAAGTCACTGAAAAAGCAGCACGTTCTGTGTGATCGCCCCCTAATGCACCAATCTTGACAGCTTCACTTGTTGGCATCACTTATTGTTTGGACAGTTTGGTGGATGACTACTCTACAGTCCTGTTCCATTCCTAACAACCACTAACTTTTTATCactttgaaacagaaatgtaaaaagatgaTTCATTAACTTATATTATTCTGCTTTTCTCCTTGCAGACTTATGGACCATCTACTATGAGATTATACTGTAGATCTTTCACTCTCCTCCCATTCCTCCAACACACAACCCGCCATCGGCCGTCAAACTGTCGACAGACCGATGCCCTTGCTGTATCCCACAGACTCCTGCCCTTCAGGGGGCTGTCCACAGATGGCTCCCCTCAGCCCAGAATTTGCCCAAACTCTGTCGAAGTTCTGGGACATGTCTACCCGCGAGATGACATGACCAACGTGACAGCGAAAGTCTTATCTAAAGTTGGCTGCCAGTTGCACAACCGTCCGCACCATCCCTTGTGGCTTATTAAAGAACGCATCAAAGACCATTTCTACCAGTCTTACGTGGGCCGCTCGGGAAACCCGCGCTTTTCGGTACATGACAATCTCAGCCCGGTAGTGACGGTGGAGCAAAACTTTGACAGCTTGCTCATTCCTCCAGACCATCCTAGTCGAAAAAAAGGAGACAATTACTACCTGAACCGCGCGCACATGCTGCGGGCGCACACCTCCGCCCATCAAAAAGAGCTGGTGAGCTCGGGGCTCGACTGCTTCCTTCTGGCTGGAGATGTGTATAGGCGAGATGAGATAGACTCCAGTCACTATCCGGTTTTTCACCAGATGGAGGGAGTACGACTTTTCTCAAACCATGAGGTTGGGATCTTTATCTGCCCTATTTGCGTGACGTAGGGAAGCGTATTTATAGCAATGAATGAATGCAATGTTTTAATGAATAGGATGTTGAGGTGTTGCACAGATATCATGATGAAATCATAATGCAATCTTTCTGGGAATGCAACTGAACGTGAAAGTTTGAGACCGCTTGTTAAAACAGGTGGAATTGCAAAATGAAGGTTTTGTCAGCATTTAGTCACCTTCACATTGTTCCAAACACAGAGAATGGACTGTCACGCTCCAAAAATGACAAGCATTGAAATCAAAATACCATAGATTTTTGTTTATACTGTGGTAAATTTAAGGGCATCCATACTCTAATCAtagttttttgggtgaactttttcCTTTACGACTTACCTTTTAGCTTTTCGCCAAAGTGGAGAATGGTGAGGACCTGTCGCTGTTTGAGCGTGCTGGTCACCATACACATCAgaaacaggaaacacacacactggagGCTGTCAAACTCGTGGAGTTCGATCTGAAACAGACACTCACACGTCTCACGCGACACCTTTTCGGTGAAGGTAGGAATCCTGCGCTATTCACACTTTGCATCTTCGCTTCTTTGGTCCAGCTCTCCATCTGTTTGTTCTCGTGTTTCAGATTTGGAAATCCGCTGGGTGGACTGCTACTTCCCCTTCACACAC
Proteins encoded:
- the fars2 gene encoding phenylalanine--tRNA ligase, mitochondrial, with translation MRLYCRSFTLLPFLQHTTRHRPSNCRQTDALAVSHRLLPFRGLSTDGSPQPRICPNSVEVLGHVYPRDDMTNVTAKVLSKVGCQLHNRPHHPLWLIKERIKDHFYQSYVGRSGNPRFSVHDNLSPVVTVEQNFDSLLIPPDHPSRKKGDNYYLNRAHMLRAHTSAHQKELVSSGLDCFLLAGDVYRRDEIDSSHYPVFHQMEGVRLFSNHELFAKVENGEDLSLFERAGHHTHQKQETHTLEAVKLVEFDLKQTLTRLTRHLFGEDLEIRWVDCYFPFTHPSFEMEVRFQGDWLEVLGCGVMEQELVNSAGATNKIGWAFGLGLERLAMVLFGIPDIRLFWSEDERFLKQFCLSDIYQSVTFQALSKYPPLFNDISFWLPSDGYTENDFYDLLRSIGGDLVEKVTLVDSFIHPKTKRASHCYRIVYRHMERTLTQEEVRIIHAAIEQAAEKELGVQGRY